A single Populus alba chromosome 7, ASM523922v2, whole genome shotgun sequence DNA region contains:
- the LOC118049645 gene encoding UDP-rhamnose/UDP-galactose transporter 4 has protein sequence MSSTKADKKAAGDAASWLFNVVTSVGIILVNKALMATYGYSFATTLTGLHFATTTLLTVVLRWLGYIQPSHLPLPDLLKFVLFANCSIVGMNVSLMWNSVGFYQIAKLSMIPVSCFLEVVLDKVRYSRDTKLSILVVLLGVAVCTVTDVSVNAKGFVAAVIAVWSTALQQYYVHYLQRRYSLGSFNLLGHTAPAQAASLLVVGPFLDYWLTNNRVDAYAYTLTSTLFIVVSCSIAVGTNLSQFICIGRFTAVSFQVLGHMKTILVLILGFIFFGKEGLNLHVVVGMIIAVAGMIWYGNASSKPGGKERRSLSMNGNKAQKHDGLPESTEVDDKV, from the exons AtgtcttcaacaaaggctgacAAAAAGGCAGCTGGTGATGCAGCTTCATGGCTGTTCAATGTTGTCACATCTGTTGGAATCATCCTCGTCAATAAAGCCTTGATGGCTACCTACGGTTATAGTTTTG CTACAACATTAACGGGTCTGCATTTTGCCACAACAACATTGTTAACTGTTGTCCTTAGGTGGCTGGGTTATATCCAGCCTTCCCATCTACCACTGCCTGATCTTCtgaagtttgttttgtttgcaaACTGTTCTATTGTTGGAATGAATGTGAGTTTGATGTGGAACTCGGTTGGATTTTATCAG ATTGCAAAGCTGAGTATGATCCCAGTATCTTGTTTTCTGGAAGTTGTCTTGGACAAAGTGCGGTATTCAAGGGACACAAAGCTTAGTATACTAGTAGTTCTTCTTGGTGTGGCAGTATGTACTGTTACAGATGTGAGTGTTAATGCCAAAGGATTTGTAGCTGCTGTAATAGCAGTTTGGAGCACTGCCTTGCAGCAGTAT TATGTACATTATCTTCAACGGAGGTATTCTCTAGGATCTTTCAACTTATTGGGGCACACTGCTCCAGCACAAGCTGCATCTCTGCTGGTAGTAGGGCCCTTTTTGGACTATTGGTTGACAAACAATAGAGTTGATGCTTACGCCTACACTTTAACATCCACT TTGTTCATAGTCGTGTCGTGCAGCATTGCAGTAGGGACAAACCTCAGCCAATTCATCTGCATTGGCAGGTTTACAGCCGTGTCATTCCAAGTGCTTGGACATATGAAGACAATTCTTGTCCTGATTTTAGGATTTATTTTCTTCGGGAAAGAGGGTCTCAATCTTCATGTAGTTGTAGGCATGATCATTGCAGTAGCAGGAATGATCTGGTATGGCAACGCCTCATCTAAGCCGGGAGGGAAGGAGCGCCGTAGTCTTTC